One genomic window of Lytechinus variegatus isolate NC3 chromosome 1, Lvar_3.0, whole genome shotgun sequence includes the following:
- the LOC121418720 gene encoding uncharacterized protein C2orf50-like isoform X3, translating to MGSRDQGMQSIETGAYHNKCAPEPKQPPQRTGNQQPRAGAGGAQGAGGAAGVSGRHTRADYRECNSVIEDKTWRETVGREKKGQIRWDEGWGFLRDFDQKGNPKVKPEPPENLTLFSESVPNTSNQRFGHRQKTGAAKAMVDLQHRLSTTNRKKHHKELVCYD from the exons ATGGGGAGTAGAGACCAGGGGATGCAGAGTATAGAAACAGG TGCCTACCACAACAAGTGCGCACCGGAGCCCAAGCAACCACCCCAACGGACAGGCAACCAGCAGCCAAGGGCGGGAGCGGGAGGAGCCCAGGGAGCAGGTGGAGCTGCTGGAGTAAGCGGGAGACATACAAGAGCTGATTACAGAGAGTGCAATAGTGTGATCGAGGATAAGACGTGGAGAGAGACGGTCGGCAGGGAGAAGAAGGGGCAGATACGAtg GGATGAGGGCTGGGGATTTCTCAGGGATTTCGATCAAAAG GGTAATCCTAAGGTAAAACCGGAACCGCCAGAAAACCTGACCCTGTTCTCCGAGTCGGTTCCTAACACGTCAAATCAGCGATTCGGACACCGGCAGAAAACCGGAGCCGCCAAAGCAATGGTCGATCTACAACATAGACTCAGTACAACAAACCGGAAGAAGCATCACAAAGAATTAGTTTGCTACGATTGA
- the LOC121418720 gene encoding uncharacterized protein C2orf50-like isoform X2 — protein sequence MSSHIMHDRATSAGYRLPASTRISSAYHNKCAPEPKQPPQRTGNQQPRAGAGGAQGAGGAAGVSGRHTRADYRECNSVIEDKTWRETVGREKKGQIRWDEGWGFLRDFDQKGNPKVKPEPPENLTLFSESVPNTSNQRFGHRQKTGAAKAMVDLQHRLSTTNRKKHHKELVCYD from the exons ATGTCATCTCATATCATGCACGACCGTGCCACTTCGGCCGGTTACCGTCTCCCCGCTTCTACCCGTATTTCCAGTGCCTACCACAACAAGTGCGCACCGGAGCCCAAGCAACCACCCCAACGGACAGGCAACCAGCAGCCAAGGGCGGGAGCGGGAGGAGCCCAGGGAGCAGGTGGAGCTGCTGGAGTAAGCGGGAGACATACAAGAGCTGATTACAGAGAGTGCAATAGTGTGATCGAGGATAAGACGTGGAGAGAGACGGTCGGCAGGGAGAAGAAGGGGCAGATACGAtg GGATGAGGGCTGGGGATTTCTCAGGGATTTCGATCAAAAG GGTAATCCTAAGGTAAAACCGGAACCGCCAGAAAACCTGACCCTGTTCTCCGAGTCGGTTCCTAACACGTCAAATCAGCGATTCGGACACCGGCAGAAAACCGGAGCCGCCAAAGCAATGGTCGATCTACAACATAGACTCAGTACAACAAACCGGAAGAAGCATCACAAAGAATTAGTTTGCTACGATTGA
- the LOC121418720 gene encoding uncharacterized protein C2orf50-like isoform X1: MTFSFIILKTSIACKMYSKKVKSSEVNLEAVNPTLGKTAYHNKCAPEPKQPPQRTGNQQPRAGAGGAQGAGGAAGVSGRHTRADYRECNSVIEDKTWRETVGREKKGQIRWDEGWGFLRDFDQKGNPKVKPEPPENLTLFSESVPNTSNQRFGHRQKTGAAKAMVDLQHRLSTTNRKKHHKELVCYD; the protein is encoded by the exons atgacattttcatttattattttgaagacTTCCATTGCATGCAAGATGTATAGCAAGAAAGTAAAAAGTTCAGAGGTCAATCTGGAAGCGGTCAACCCAACATTGGGGAAAAC TGCCTACCACAACAAGTGCGCACCGGAGCCCAAGCAACCACCCCAACGGACAGGCAACCAGCAGCCAAGGGCGGGAGCGGGAGGAGCCCAGGGAGCAGGTGGAGCTGCTGGAGTAAGCGGGAGACATACAAGAGCTGATTACAGAGAGTGCAATAGTGTGATCGAGGATAAGACGTGGAGAGAGACGGTCGGCAGGGAGAAGAAGGGGCAGATACGAtg GGATGAGGGCTGGGGATTTCTCAGGGATTTCGATCAAAAG GGTAATCCTAAGGTAAAACCGGAACCGCCAGAAAACCTGACCCTGTTCTCCGAGTCGGTTCCTAACACGTCAAATCAGCGATTCGGACACCGGCAGAAAACCGGAGCCGCCAAAGCAATGGTCGATCTACAACATAGACTCAGTACAACAAACCGGAAGAAGCATCACAAAGAATTAGTTTGCTACGATTGA